A genomic segment from Vicia villosa cultivar HV-30 ecotype Madison, WI unplaced genomic scaffold, Vvil1.0 ctg.000113F_1_1, whole genome shotgun sequence encodes:
- the LOC131624268 gene encoding uncharacterized protein LOC131624268: MWKTLSSALRSQKKIVLTVASSGIASLLLLDGRIAHSKFNIPVPTVDNSTCNIDKDFEHSQIFVATDVIIWDEAPMSHKNFFEALDKTLKDVMGKKGLANTLFGGKVVVFEGDFKQILPVVPRARHSDIVHALICYSYVWDYSQIFEPNDGLVDIEIPQNLLITNYDDHIQAIVESTPNLLENFQDVTYLQGRAILASTIEVVDKINHYVLG; this comes from the exons ATGTGGAAAACCCTATCAAGTGCACTTCGCTCGcagaaaaaaattgttcttactGTTGCTTCAAGTGGAATAGCTTCGTTATTATTGCTAGATGGAAGAATTGCTCATTCAAAGTTCAATATACCCGTCCCAACAGTTGACAACTCTACTTGCAATATTGACAAAGACTTTGAACATTCACAAATATTTGTAGCAACCGATGTGATAATATGGGATGAAGCACCTATGTCTCATAAGAATTTCTTTGAGGCCTTGGATAAAACCCTTAAAGATGTCATGGGCAAAAAGGGTCTTGCGAATACATTATTTGGTGGGAAGGTTGTTGTTTTTGAAGGAGATTTTAAACAAATTCTTCCTGTTGTTCCAAGAGCACGACATTCGGATATTGTTCACGCATTAATATGCTATTCTTATGTGTGGGACTATTCTCAA ATATTTGAACCAAATGATGGTTTGGTTGATATAGAAATTCCTCAAAATCTATTAATAACCAATTATGATGATCATATACAAGCTATTGTTGAAAGCACACCTAATTTGTTGGAAAATTTCCAAGATGTGACATATTTGCAAGGAAGAGCAATTCTTGCCTCAACCATTGAAGTTGTGGACAAAATCAATCATTATGTATTGGGATAA